The Vreelandella piezotolerans genomic interval CTCTTGTGGATTCGCTCAACACCACCAAGCGACCGCCATCAAGATTTTGCTTGGCCACTTGGAAACCGCGGCTCGAACGGTGAATCATAAAGATCTCTTCACCGTCAGGTGAAAAGCGTGCACGGGCGTTATAGTTACCCGTGAAGGTCAATCGGTTGGTCTCTCCACTACCCAGCGAGGTTTGATAGATTTGTGGGCCGCCGCTGCGATCGGAGGTAAAAATCAAGCTGCGACCATCCGGAGACCAAGCGGGTTCGGTGTCGATACTATTGCTTTGAGTGATACGCTCCAAAGAACGACTGGCCACGTCCAGCACGTAAATTTCCGGCTGACCGTCTTTAGAAAGTGACATGGCGATACGGCGGCCATCGGGAGACCACGTCGGTGCGCCATTGATGCCGTCGAACGAGGTGGCTTGAACGCGCTGGCCTGTATTGACGTCCTGGATGTAAATAGATGGCTTGCCAGTCTCGAACGAGACGTAAGCGAGTTTGCGGCCATCCGGAGACCATGCCGGTGACATGATCGGCTGATCGGATGTCAATACTTGCTGACTGCGGCGGCCATCGGCATCGGCAACGTACAGGCCAAACTGCATGTTGTCGCCCAGCCCCTGAGCCGTCACATATGCAATGCGCGTCGAAAATGCGCCGCGAATATCCGTAATGGCTTCGAAGATTTGATCGCTGATGTAGTGCGCTGCGCCGCGAAGATCGTTACTGCTCGCCGTGACGGTTTCACTGATCATGGGGCGCTGGCCACTAATGTCGACCAAATCGAACTGTAACTCATACCCCCCACCTGTTTGCTGGGCACGCCCCACGACGAGGTAGCGAACGTCCAGCGACCTCCAGGTGCCAAACTCGACGTCCGACGCTTGGCTGGGACGGTCAAACATGGCGCTACGCTCGAGCGGTGCGAAAAAACCGCTACGCTCGAGGTCGTCTTGCACGATTTGAGCAACGTCCTCGGGTAAGCCTTCGTTGCCTGCAAAGGGAACGACGCCAATGGGCAGCGCTTGATCACTGCCGCGGGTAATTTCAATGGTTAGATTGGCACTTGCTACGCTGCTGATCAGTAGCAGTACGCAAAAGAGCCACACTTTGCTTAACGTTTGCATCAGCGAACATCCCCCGGGGTAAATCGCAGATTAAATTGACGTAAAGTACGCTGCTGCTCCGCTGGCAAGTCACGTAACTCGCTGAACGGGGCAGCATGCTCGACCGCTTGCATGGCCGAACGATCAAATGCACTGTCGCCGCTGGAGGCGGCCACAGAAGTCGCTAACAGCTCACCCGATGGGCCAAGCCGTACTTGTATCGTAGCACTCATCGAATCACTCGCAGCGGGCGGAATCAGCCACGCCTGCTCAACGGCACGGCGCACGATGTTGATGAAGCTGTTCGCTGCTTGCTGTGCTTGCTGAGCATTGGCAGCCGCCTCTGCTTCTCCAGCGAGCTGGCGCTGCATAGCGGCTTCTGCCGCCTCTGCGGCGCGACGCTCTTCGGCTTCCCGTTGGCGCTGGGCTTCTGCCTCACGCGCGCGCTGCTCCTCTGCTTCTCGTTGGCGACGAGCCTCCTCTTCGCGCTGACGCTCCGCCTCTGCCTCCCGAGCACGTTGCGCTTCGGCTTCTTCACGTGCGCGCTGCTCTTCGGCTTCGCGCTGACGTCTAGCCTCCTCTTCGCGAGCACGCTGCTCTTCCGCCTCGCGCTGACGTTGAGCTTCTTCCTCGCGTTGACGCTGTTCCTCGGCCTCACGCTGACGCTGAGCCTCCGCTTCCGCTCGTGCACGCTCTGCTTCCACCTCTCGCTGACGCTGGGCTTCTGCTTCTTCGCGAGCACGCTGCGCTTCGGCTTCGCGAGCCTGAGCTTCGGCTGCCTGCTGTTCGGCCAACCGTTCAGCCTCTTCAGCACGACGCTGCGCCTCGGCTTCGGCCTCTGCTTGCGCTTGTTCGAGGGCGCGGGCTTGTTCAGCCGCTTCGGCCTCCGCTTGTCGCTGGGCTTCGGCGGCGGCCTGCTCCTCTGCAGAGGGCTCTTCGCTGGGCGGTTCTGGATCGGGCGTTTCAGGCTCAGTGGCACTGTTCATAGCCGCCTGCTGCTCGGTGACTTGCTGAGCCTGATCGGTAAACGTTTCCGTGCTCACGAACGTCGCTTGTACGATCGAAGAGGAGTCAGGCTCGGCCGTCATACTGGGTAGCTTTATCAAGCTAAACACGATGACGAGCAGGTGCACGGCAATGGCCAAAATCGTCGGCCACGTATAGCCAACGTCTTGAGGGTCACGCGGTGGTTTCACAGCCATGTGCGACTCGCCCTTAACCATCTTGCGGCGGCTCGGAAAGCAGCCCCACGTTGGCGACACCCGAGCGCTGCAGCGTGCTCATCAGAAGAACGATCTGGCCATAGGGTACATTGCGGTCACCCCTCACCATGACCGGTGTTCCCGGGCGGCGTTGCAGAATGGCCACGACCCTTTCCGACATCTCGTCGAGCGTCACGGCCGTCGAGTCCTCACCCAACGTAATGAAGTAGCCGCCCTCTCGATCGACTGAGATGATGATCGGGTCATTATCTTCCTGAGTCTCAATAGGCTCGGAGGTGACCTGTGGAAGGTCGACCTGCACACCCTGCGTCAGCATAGGAGCGGTAATCATAAAGATGACCAACAGCACGAGCATGACGTCGATGAAGGGGACGACATTGATTTCCCCCATCGGCTTGCTTTTGCCACTACGATTGAACGGACCTTGCATGGCAGACTCCCTTAACCAGCGCTAGGTTTGCCGTCACGCCCTTGCAGATTACGATGCAAAATGGCGTGAAACTCCTCAGCAAAGTCTTCGTATTTGCCCAGTAGGCGGGACGCATTGTTGGAGAGACGGTTATAAAAAATAACGGCGGGAATCGCAGCGAAGAGCCCCATGGCGGTGGCAATCAGCGCCTCTGCAATCCAGGGGGCCACCGTGGCGAGCGTGGCTTGTTGCGTCATGGAGAGCGACTGGAACGACCCCATGATGCCCCACACCGTGCCAAATAGGCCGATATAGGGACTGGCAGAGGCGACCGTTGCCAAGAACACGAGATGCTGAGTCAGACGATCCTCTTCCCGCGACCAGGCAACGCGCATGCTGCGTTGAACGCCTTCGAGAACGGTGTCAGCACTGCGAGTCTTGGGCATCAAGCGATTGAACTCACGAAAACCAGCTTGAAAAATATGCTCTGCGCCGTGCCGAGGATCGTCCGCAGGAATCTCACGGTAGAGTTCGTTCAAGTCAACGCCAGACCAAAACGACTCTTCGAACTGGTTGTACTCCTGCTTGGCTCGTCGTAGCGCGATACTGCGCTGAAAAATCACCACCCACGAGAGAATTGACCCCACCACGAGCAGCAACATGACCAGCTGTACGACCGTGCTGGCGCTCATTATCAAGTGGGGAATGGACATGGCGTTATCGTTCACAGTTGCCCTCTTCAATCAATTAGTGTCGTTATCGACGGGATACGGTGTTAAGTGATGATGGCCACGCTTTGGGGCGCAGTGTTGCTGCGTGCAAGCAGGCTATCTCGACTGTGGCAGAGCACAAGAGTTCCTTTTCACGAAAAACCTGCTGCGCGAACGTCATTCGGCAGCGTCCCTGCTCCGCGATGCTGGCCGTCACCGTGAGCGCCTCATCTAACCGGGCCGGTTTGGCATAGTGACAGGCCATGCGGTATACCACTAGCTGCGTACCTTCGTCTAGCAGCGTTTGCTGGTCGAGGCCTAAATCTCTCAACCACTCACTGCGTGCACGCTCCATAAACTTCAAGTAGT includes:
- the tolB gene encoding Tol-Pal system beta propeller repeat protein TolB, translating into MQTLSKVWLFCVLLLISSVASANLTIEITRGSDQALPIGVVPFAGNEGLPEDVAQIVQDDLERSGFFAPLERSAMFDRPSQASDVEFGTWRSLDVRYLVVGRAQQTGGGYELQFDLVDISGQRPMISETVTASSNDLRGAAHYISDQIFEAITDIRGAFSTRIAYVTAQGLGDNMQFGLYVADADGRRSQQVLTSDQPIMSPAWSPDGRKLAYVSFETGKPSIYIQDVNTGQRVQATSFDGINGAPTWSPDGRRIAMSLSKDGQPEIYVLDVASRSLERITQSNSIDTEPAWSPDGRSLIFTSDRSGGPQIYQTSLGSGETNRLTFTGNYNARARFSPDGEEIFMIHRSSRGFQVAKQNLDGGRLVVLSESTRDESPSVAPNGTMVIFATQQGNSGVLSAVSADGRSSFRLPAAQGDVRDPAWSPFLN
- the tolA gene encoding cell envelope integrity protein TolA — translated: MAVKPPRDPQDVGYTWPTILAIAVHLLVIVFSLIKLPSMTAEPDSSSIVQATFVSTETFTDQAQQVTEQQAAMNSATEPETPDPEPPSEEPSAEEQAAAEAQRQAEAEAAEQARALEQAQAEAEAEAQRRAEEAERLAEQQAAEAQAREAEAQRAREEAEAQRQREVEAERARAEAEAQRQREAEEQRQREEEAQRQREAEEQRAREEEARRQREAEEQRAREEAEAQRAREAEAERQREEEARRQREAEEQRAREAEAQRQREAEERRAAEAAEAAMQRQLAGEAEAAANAQQAQQAANSFINIVRRAVEQAWLIPPAASDSMSATIQVRLGPSGELLATSVAASSGDSAFDRSAMQAVEHAAPFSELRDLPAEQQRTLRQFNLRFTPGDVR
- the ybgC gene encoding tol-pal system-associated acyl-CoA thioesterase — protein: MSETFSIPVRVYMEDTDAGGIVYYVNYLKFMERARSEWLRDLGLDQQTLLDEGTQLVVYRMACHYAKPARLDEALTVTASIAEQGRCRMTFAQQVFREKELLCSATVEIACLHAATLRPKAWPSSLNTVSRR
- the tolR gene encoding protein TolR produces the protein MQGPFNRSGKSKPMGEINVVPFIDVMLVLLVIFMITAPMLTQGVQVDLPQVTSEPIETQEDNDPIIISVDREGGYFITLGEDSTAVTLDEMSERVVAILQRRPGTPVMVRGDRNVPYGQIVLLMSTLQRSGVANVGLLSEPPQDG
- the tolQ gene encoding protein TolQ encodes the protein MNDNAMSIPHLIMSASTVVQLVMLLLVVGSILSWVVIFQRSIALRRAKQEYNQFEESFWSGVDLNELYREIPADDPRHGAEHIFQAGFREFNRLMPKTRSADTVLEGVQRSMRVAWSREEDRLTQHLVFLATVASASPYIGLFGTVWGIMGSFQSLSMTQQATLATVAPWIAEALIATAMGLFAAIPAVIFYNRLSNNASRLLGKYEDFAEEFHAILHRNLQGRDGKPSAG